The proteins below come from a single Argentina anserina chromosome 1, drPotAnse1.1, whole genome shotgun sequence genomic window:
- the LOC126786469 gene encoding uncharacterized protein LOC126786469: MRTRRRNHNSLRIRPNNRGPKALIPFLQRPQNPFELSTTNNPKMTRWWRSAGGGLRSLLSTPLSCPNPSLQSQTSLYHTIQAIPREFTGNRISAKDRAQGRIPAVVFAQPLPEHSPKPTGRFIARKHLLTTERKQIQAILNSVELPYFCSTTFPLQIRAGSGSSVLLESGKVLPIKIHRDDESGKILNLVFVWADEGSELKVDVPVTFKGEDVCPGLKKGGHLNKIRTSLKYLCPAEHIPPKIEVDISNLDIGDRVCLPDVKVHPSLKLLSKNDVMPLCKIVATKLETPEPAGV; the protein is encoded by the exons ATGAGAACTCGAAGAAGAAACCACAACTCCCTTAGAATCAGACCCAATAATAGAGGCCCAAAAGCCCTTATACCCTTTTTGCAACGCCCACAAAACCCCTTCGAACTCTCAACAACAAACAACCCAAAAATGACCAGATGGTGGCGCTCAGCCGGCGGAGGCCTCCGGTCTCTTCTCTCAACCCCACTTTCCTGCCCAAACCCATCTCTCCAATCCCAAACCTCTCTCTACCACACCATCCAAGCCATCCCTAGAGAGTTCACCGGAAACCGAATCTCCGCCAAAGACAGAGCCCAGGGCCGCATCCCCGCCGTCGTCTTCGCCCAGCCGCTGCCGGAACACAGCCCCAAACCCACCGGCCGATTCATCGCCAGAAAACACCTCCTCACCACTGAACGGAAGCAGATTCAGGCCATTCTCAACTCCGTTGAGCTCCCCTACTTCTGCTCCACCACATTTCCCCTCCAGATCCGGGCCGGGTCCGGGTCTTCGGTTCTTCTTGAATCCGGGAAAGTCCTGCCCATTAAG ATTCATAGGGACGATGAGAGTGGGAAGATACTGAACTTGGTGTTTGTTTGGGCCGATGAGGGTTCGGAGTTGAAGGTGGATGTTCCTGTCACTTTCAAAGGTGAAGATGTCTGCCCTGGTCTTAAAAAAG GCGGTCAcctaaacaaaattagaacaaGTCTAAAGTACCTTTGCCCTGCTGAACACATTCCTCCCAAAATTGAGGTGGATATCAGCAATCTAGATATAGGAGATAGGGTGTGCCTTCCGGATGTTAAGGTTCATCCATCCCTGAAGCTCTTAAGCAAGAACGACGTCATGCCTTTATGTAAGATAGTTGCAACGAAGTTGGAAACCCCAGAACCAGCAGGAGTTTAG
- the LOC126786459 gene encoding mitogen-activated protein kinase kinase kinase 5 yields the protein MLDITMRWFASSSSSSAPSSSSSPKKKSRVDSGWMFRSRRKASQQQRKLLNVGRDYDGVSKSSSASGSESALASPQPLPLPESANRRGGRCSRCSSLGHEQCFPSPAPSVFSCQDNPKNNNQVRETVSSRRNNRDRNRLQIGEYDFSLDFPVRSAPTSPCASPRLCGHRPTVADFGAPPGNQVWSAPGMTVNDMTQPPHALPDVFSNESSPINSPTGRSPLRQPQGSSPLHPRLSVTSEVYPLPLPPGASLPSPSVPSPQPALTPKQESQPIKGQWQKGKLIGRGTFGSVYVATNRETGALCAMKEVELLPDDPKSAECIKQLQQEIKVLSQLKHPNIVQYYGSEIVEDRFFIYLEYVHPGSINKYVHEHCGAMTEAVVRSFTRHILSGLAYLHGTKTIHRDIKGANMLVDSFGVVKLADFGMAKHLSGHVGNLSLKGSPYWMAPELMQSEMHKDNSSDLALAVDIWSLGCTIIEMFTGKPPWSQYEGAAAMFKVIKDTPPVPETLSPEGKDFLRCCFQRNPADRSTAAMLLEHRFVKSSQPQEVPSTNYASTGMNLMEGAQAPTELERKLSSSLMTPNIGTRLTMGKAAL from the exons ATGCTAGACATCACCATGCGTTGGTTTGCTtcgtcttcatcatcatctgctCCATCGTCATCATCCTCGCCGAAGAAGAAGTCCAGGGTGGACAGCGGGTGGATGTTTCGGTCGAGGAGGAAGGCCTCGCAGCAGCAGAGGAAACTGCTCAATGTGGGGAGAGACTATGACGGTGTAAGCAAATCTTCCAGCGCTTCGGGGTCGGAGTCTGCGCTGGCAAGCCCTCAGCCGCTTCCTTTGCCGGAGTCGGCCAACCGCCGAGGAGGAAGGTGTTCTCGCTGTAGCTCATTGGGACATGAGCAATGCTTCCCTTCCCCGGCTCCCAG TGTGTTTTCTTGCCAAGATAATCCAAAGAATAACAATCAAGTACGTGAGACAGTGTCGTCTAGGAGGAATAATCGAGATCGAAATCGTTTACAAATTGGTGAATATGACTTCAGTCTTGATTTTCCTGTTAGAAGTGCACCGACTAGTCCATGCGCAAGTCCTAGATTGTGTGGGCACAGACCAACTGTTGCTGATTTTGGGGCTCCTCCAGGAAATCAAGTCTGGTCTGCACCGGGGATGACTGTTAATGATATGACTCAACCCCCCCATGCCTTACCAGATGTATTTAGTAATGAAAGTTCCCCTATAAACAGTCCCACAGGTAGAAGTCCCCTTCGACAACCACAAGGATCATCCCCACTGCATCCCCGGTTATCTGTTACCTCTGAAGTCTATCCATTGCCTCTGCCTCCAGGAGCAAGTCTCCCTTCACCTAGTGTGCCATCACCACAACCCGCACTCACACCTAAGCAAGAGTCCCAGCCAATTAAAGGGCAATGGCAAAAGGGAAAGCTTATTGGTCGCGGCACATTTGGCAGTGTGTATGTTGCTACCAATAG AGAAACTGGTGCTTTATGTGCAATGAAAGAAGTTGAACTACTTCCTGATGACCCGAAATCAGCAGAGTGTATAAAGCAGCTACAGCAG GAAATCAAAGTCCTCAGCCAGCTCAAGCATCCTAATATTGTGCAGTACTATGGAAGTGAAATT GTTGAAGATCGGTTTTTTATATATCTGGAGTACGTTCATCCTGGTTCTATAAACAAATATGTTCATGAACATTGTGGAGCCATGACAGAAGCTGTTGTTCGCAGTTTTACTCGCCATATACTTTCTGGGTTGGCTTACTTGCACGGCACAAAAACAATACACAG GGACATCAAAGGGGCTAATATGCTTGTGGATTCATTTGGGGTTGTCAAGCTAGCTGACTTTGGAATGGCAAAACAT CTTTCAGGACACGTAGGGAATCTTTCTCTAAAGGGAAGTCCATACTGGATGGCTCCAGAG CTGATGCAATCTGAGATGCATAAAGATAACAGCTCCGATTTGGCTCTTGCTGTTGATATATGGAGCTTGGGTTGTACTATAATTGAAATGTTCACCGGAAAACCACCTTGGAGTCAGTATGAAGGG GCTGCAGCCATGTTTAAAGTCATTAAGGATACTCCACCAGTTCCAGAAACATTGTCGCCTGAGGGTAAGGATTTCCTTAGGTGCTGCTTCCAAAGAAACCCTGCTGATAGGTCGACTGCTGCAATGCTATTAGAACATCGTTTTGTAAAAAGCTCCCAGCCGCAGGAAGTGCCATCTACAAACTATGCTTCTACTGGGATGAATCTCATG GAAGGGGCTCAGGCTCCAACTGAACTTGAAAGAAAACTATCAAGTTCACTGATGACTCCCAACATCGGCACACGATTAACTATGGGAAAGGCAGCTCTCTAA
- the LOC126786480 gene encoding uncharacterized protein LOC126786480 — MGLKDKKKTKKLAQRDLEPVEKDKKSGLSKMKKRKRDKENNGDSRKVVHISIEDSAPTAANDKQRTKKLKKGKVKKVKNSRALDGQRDPSNPDGFDVLNGISNKSQKKKTRDMNSSNSEKSLEKKEEANHEDVYLISSEDEGIPKGMKKWIMEYQQNRPGLKVLQERIDEFIIAHEAKLEQERKDREALSAEEGWQLVQHHKGRKKTKDADGITVGSVAQVVVETKRAKKKNTDVGLDFYRFQRKEAQRNEIMMLQSKFEQDKKRIQQIRAARKFKPY; from the exons ATGGGACTTAAGGACAAGAAGAAGACCAAGAAGCTTGCCCAGAGAGACTTGGAGCCTGTTGAAAAGG ATAAAAAGTCGGGCCTTTCAAAgatgaaaaagagaaaaagagataagGAAAACAATGGTGATTCGAGAAAAGTTGTTCACATCTCTATTGAAG ATAGCGCCCCTACAGCAGCCAATGACAAGCAAAGGacaaagaaactaaaaaaaggaaaagtaaAGAAGGTGAAGAACAGTCGGGCATTGGATGGACAACGTGATCCCTCTAATCCTGATGGTTTTGATGTATTAAATG GCATATCCAATAAAtctcagaaaaagaaaacaagggATATGAATTCATCAAATTCTGAGAAGTCTttggaaaagaaagaagaagctaATCATGAGGACGTTTACCTTATCTCCTCTGAGGATGAGGGCATCCCAAAAGGAATGAAAA AATGGATAATGGAATACCAGCAAAATAGACCTGGCTTGAAGGTACTGCAGGAAAGAATTGATGAGTTCATTATTGCACATGAGGCAAAATTGGAACAG GAAAGAAAAGATAGAGAAGCCCTCTCTGCTGAGGAGGGATGGCAACTTGTACAGCATCataaaggaagaaagaagacCAAGGATGCTGATGGAATTACAGTTGGCTCTGTTGCCCAGGTTGTCGTGGAGACCAAGAGGgccaagaagaagaatacaGATGTTGGCCTAGATTTTTACCGGTTCCAGAGGAAAGAGGCTCAGAGGAATG AAATTATGATGCTTCAGAGCAAATTTGAGCAGGATAAAAAGCGGATACAGCAGATCAGAGCAGCGAGGAAATTTAAACCATACTGA
- the LOC126794205 gene encoding mitogen-activated protein kinase kinase kinase 5-like: MAGGEIVAGAALGLPFNILYDVIKEVMTKTTMFKPLLGDLSSTMENLHPVINDIAKHNKDLGRPEEELQSFKKQMENGAELVRKCSKVGLWRSYKKYGYANKLMELDKSLNRLLAILGVQGIRTGMETLVVVKETLTTVKRIEDNGAGTEEKIVVHNLMEFQKGKLIGTGPYGPRYVGSNRVTGALCSMKEVELSPNGSISAKQLEMEIGMLSTLKHSNIVEYYGSQMVDNQFYIYQEYVHPGSLSKYMNERYGVITESIVRNFTRQIVTGLAYMHSKYIAHRSIKGANLLVDTCGVVKLADFAMAQQLPGHERTISLERSPHWMPPEVIFSVLHDHLAADIWSLGCTVIEMLTGRPPWSEHGSVSRIFIQLYTTCYIIVFQ, from the exons ATGGCTGGAGGTGAGATTGTTGCAGGGGCAGCTCTAGGACTACCGTTTAATATCCTGTATGATGTGATCAAGGAAGTGATGACCAAGACTACAATGTTCAAACCCCTTCTCGGAGATCTTAGCTCCACCATGGAGAACTTGCATCCAGTGATCAATGACATAGCCAAGCACAACAAGGACTTGGGACGTCCAGAGGAGGAACTACAGAGTTTCAAAAAGCAAATGGAGAATGGGGCTGAGCTTGTTCGAAAGTGCTCCAAGGTTGGTTTATGGAGAAGCTACAAGAAATATGGATATGCCAATAAGCTGATGGAGTTGGACAAATCTCTCAATAGACTATTAGCTATACTCGGCGTGCAGGGTATAAGAACCGGGATGGAAACGTTGGTGGTGGTGAAGGAAACATTGACTACAGTGAAGAGAATTGAAGACAATGGTGCTGGTACAGAAGAGAAAATTGTGGTGCATAATCTGATGGAGTTTCAGAAGGGAAAGCTTATTGGGACAGGTCCATATGGACCTCGTTATGTTGGAAGCAATAG GGTAACTGGAGCTTTATGTTCAATGAAGGAAGTTGAATTATCTCCCAATGGCTCAATTTCTGCAAAACAATTAGAAATG GAAATTGGAATGCTCAGCACCCTTAAGCATTCTAACATTGTGGAGTATTATGGAAGCCAAATG GTAGACAatcaattttatatatatcagGAGTATGTCCATCCTGGCTCTTTGAGCAAATATATGAATGAACGTTATGGAGTCATAACAGAATCTATTGTTCGTAATTTTACTCGCCAGATAGTGACCGGGCTGGCTTACATGCACAGCAAATACATAGCACACAG GAGTATCAAAGGTGCCAATCTGCTCGTTGATACTTGTGGGGTTGTCAAGCTAGCTGATTTCGCGATGGCGCAACAG cTTCCAGGACATGAGCGAACAATTTCTTTAGAGAGAAGTCCACACTGGATGCCTCCAGAG GTCATTTTTTCTGTACTACATGACCATCTTGCTGCTGATATTTGGAGTTTGGGTTGCACAGTCATAGAAATGCTCACCGGAAGACCTCCTTGGAGCGAGCACGGAAGTGTAAGCAGAATATTCATTCAACTATATACTACTTGTTACATTATTGTGTTTCAATAG
- the LOC126800932 gene encoding protein FAR1-RELATED SEQUENCE 6-like, producing the protein MEQLSDESENIPLLNEQGTEIDDSSKSLDNNQEEERKDIMQEPNVEMSFNSIDEAFEYYRKYGKQSGFPVKKRTSRKGDDGSTRYVTISCGRAGKFKSTTSNSLKPRPSVKTDFNRGLSSSIKRRLELNDVAKIGTNKSYNLIVVEARGYENVPFLEKDARNHIEKMRRLRLKEGDASAVQTYFLDMQAKNANFFYAIDINEKGRLRNLFWADARSRAAYHEFGDVITFDTTYLTNKYEMPFAPFVGVNHHGQSILLGSCMSGNAPGGIITDQDRAMRNAIEIVFPNTRHRWCLWHILKKLPEKLKGYAKYESISITLLNTIYDSLSRIEFEERWDEMIKKYELQKNDWLDVMFEERTRWVPSFVKDFFWAGMSTTQRSESMNSFFDGHVNSKTTLKQFVEQYENALRSKVEKENHEDFKCFSYSLLGATHYDMEVQAHNIYTISKFKEFRDELTGKMYCDFISVEVDNSVSEYIISKDIKVGEMKKTVHFQVSFNEESDDIHCNCCLFQFRGILCRHAIYVLICHKKIMIPDKYIMRRWRKDVKRCHTMVKISYGGWDARPDSQRLDKMQKNFDDIKELAYDSEDKCMIVLSCLNNLKDELSKHESNTTGACGGVEPVPGSPINTNGCEVDGISNPSQHILTPLVKKRKGRPPSKRKVSKVEEESSSTASRRPLEKNDFEKEQEKGVKNKQNGRSKSAASKKQNNEGERMKDISTSTSGNTRRVRIPSKRLLETI; encoded by the exons ATGGAACAATTGTCAGACGAATCAGAGAACATTCCTCTCCTTAATGAACAAG GAACAGAAATAGATGATTCATCAAAGAGCTTAGACAATaatcaagaagaagagagaaaagacaTAATGCAAGAGCCCAATGTTGAAATGAGTTTTAATTCTATCGACGAGGCATTTGAATACTATAGGAAATATGGGAAGCAATCAGGATTCCCGGTCAAAAAGAGAACATCAAGAAAGGGAGATGATGGGAGTACAAGATATGTTACTATTTCATGTGGTAGAGCCGGGAAATTTAAAAGTACAACAAGTAACTCTCTAAAGCCTCGTCCAAGTGTGAAGACTGATT TCAATCGTGGATTAAGTTCATCAATCAAGAGGAGGCTTGAGTTGAATGATGTTGCTAAAATAGGGACAAACAAGAGTTACAACTTGATTGTTGTTGAAGCTCGGGGATATGAGAATGTACCATTTTTAGAAAAAGATGCTCGAAATCACATTGAAAAAATGAGGAGATTGCGGCTGAAGGAAGGTGATGCTAGTGCAGTTCAAACTTACTTTTTGGATATGCAAGCCAAGAATGCTAATTTCTTCTATGCCATTGATATAAATGAAAAGGGTCGACTGAGAAATTTGTTTTGGGCAGATGCAAGGAGTAGGGCAGCATACCATGAATTCGGTGATGTTATTACATTTGACACTACTTATTTGACAAATAAGTATGAAATGCCTTTTGCTCCATTTGTGGGGGTTAATCATCATGGACAGTCGATATTGCTAGGAT CATGCATGTCTGGGAATGCTCCTGGTGGAATTATTACTGATCAAGATAGAGCTATGAGAAACGCCATTGAGATTGTCTTCCCGAATACTAGGCACCGTTGGTGCTTGTGGCATATACTAAAGAAACTTCCTGAAAAGTTAAAAGGATATGCAAAATATGAATCTATCTCGATAACCTTGTTAAACACAATTTATGATTCATTATCTCGTATTGAGTTTGAGGAACGTTGGGATGAGATGATTAAGAAGTATGAGTTGCAGAAAAATGATTGGTTGGATGTCATGTTTGAGGAGAGAACTCGTTGGGTTCCAAGTTTTGttaaagattttttttggGCAGGAATGTCTACCACACAAAGAAGTGAAAGTATGAATTCATTCTTTGATGGCCATGTCAATTCTAAGACTACCTTGAAACAATTTGTTGAGCAGTATGAAAATGCACTGAGAAGTAAGGTGGAGAAAGAAAACCATGAAGATTTTAAGTGTTTCTCATATAGTCTTCTTGGTGCAACTCATTATGACATGGAGGTACAAGCACACAATATTTACACAATTTCAAAGTTTAAAGAGTTTCGAGATGAATTAACTGGTAAAATGTATTGTGACTTCATTTCTGTTGAAGTGGATAACTCAGTTTCAGAGTACATAATTTCTAAAGATATCAAGGTTGGAGAGATGAAGAAAACTGTTCACTTTCAGGTTTCATTCAACGAAGAAAGTGATGATATTCACTGTAATTGTTGCCTCTTTCAGTTTAGAGGTATACTATGCAGACATGCGATATATGTTTTGATTTGTCATAAGAAAATCATGATTCCTGACAAATATATCATGAGAAGATGGAGAAAGGATGTGAAGAGATGTCACACAATGGTTAAAATCAGTTATGGCGGATGGGATGCTAGACCTGACTCACAAAGGCTTGACAAAATGCAAAAGAACTTTGACGATATTAAGGAATTAGCGTATGATTCTGAAGATAAGTGTATGATAGTTTTGTCTTGTTTGAACAACCTAAAAGATGAACTATCCAAACACGAGTCCAACACCACTGGCGCTTGTGGAGGTGTTGAACCAGTGCCTGGGTCACCTATTAATACTAATGGGTGCGAAGTTGATGGTATTTCAAATCCAAGTCAGCACATACTTACTCCACTGGTTAAGAAGAGAAAAGGTCGGCCACCATCTAAAAGGAAGGTGTCTAAGGTAGaggaagag agTTCAAGCACAGCAAGTCGCCGACCCTTAGAAAAGAATGACTTTGAGAAAGAACAAGAGAAAGGagtcaaaaacaaacaaaatggaAGGAGCAAGTCTGCAGCAAGCAAAAAGCAAAATAATGAAGGAGAAAGAATGAAG GACATTTCAACCTCCACAAGTGGCAATACCAGAAGAGTTCGTATACCATCGAAAAGACTATTGGAAACAATTtga